One region of Nothobranchius furzeri strain GRZ-AD chromosome 16, NfurGRZ-RIMD1, whole genome shotgun sequence genomic DNA includes:
- the top2a gene encoding DNA topoisomerase 2-alpha isoform X1 — MAEPLKAFLENKPVEKTKKDPKRMSVERIYQKKTQLEHILLRPDTYIGSVEPVTQQMWVYDELDGLNCRDVTFVPGLYKIFDEILVNAADNKQRDKNMNRIKVSIDVENNTISVWNNGKGIPVVEHKVEKVYVPALIFGQLLTSSNYDDDEKKVTGGRNGYGAKLCNIFSTKFTVETACKESKKVFKQSWYDNMGRSEDAKIKPFDGEEYTCITFRPDLSKFKMSTLDRDTVALMTRRAYDIAGSSKGVKVFFNGKMLPVTGFRSYVDMYVKDKVDELGAALTVIHEIVNERWEVCLTMSEKGFQQVSFVNSIATTKGGRHIDYVADQVVSKLIDVVKKKNKAGVAVKPFQVKNHMWLFVNCLIENPTFDSQTKENMTLQHKKFGSTCPLSDKFFKQATGCGIVESIMNWVKFKAQSQLNKKCSAVKHTKIKGVPKLDDANDAGGKNSLGCTLILTEGDSAKTLAVSGLGVVGRDRYGVFPLRGKMLNVREATHKQIMENAEINNIIKILGLQYKKNYSDPESLKSLRYGKIMIMTDQDQDGSHIKGLLINFIHHNWPSLLQHNFLEEFITPIIKASFKKTQLCFYSIPEYEAWKESQANHKSWKIKYYKGLGTSTSQEAKEYFSDMQKHKIPFKYCGPQDDEAITLAFSKKKVDERKEWLTNFMNNRRQRKEHNLPEDYLYGKSTKFLSYNDFVNKELVLFSNSDNERSIPCLVDGLKPGQRKVLFCCFKRNDKREVKVAQLAGSVAEMSAYHHGEMSLMMTIINLAQDFVGSNNLNLLQPLGQFGTRLHGGKDSASPRYIFTMLSPLARLLFPPLDDNLLKYNFDDNQRVEPEWYIPIIPTVLVNGSEGIGTGWASKLPNYDIREIISNIHRMLNGEEPLPMVPSYKGFKGTIEHVMDNQFMNSGEVSIIDSTTIEITELPVKTWTQAYKENVLEPMLNGTEKVPPLITDYKEYHTDTTVRFVVKLTPEKLVEVEAAGIHKVFKLQSSLTCNSMVLFDHMGSLKKYESVLDIFRDFFELRKKYYFLRKDWLVGMLGAESSKLSNQARFILEKIQGTLVIENKPKKELIRMLQQMGYDSDPVKAWKQAQDKNEEELNEEEEGAEQDDSGPDYNYLLSMPMWFLTKEKKEELCKQRDAKLTELNILKKKSAEDLWREDLSAFSEELERVEAKEKENAMLPVKAAGKGKGVKVKTETLPTPQGRRIVPRITSAMKAEANKKACVRRGEKQEGKRGKKAKSDSLIVKMEFDEDMENISPVEETGLVARLGKKTNAKEKASKTSKQTTLQFKAVPKKSKKNPWSDESEGFSDSEMDADDVEEEVVVPREKVERRTKAPVKYSMSDSEDEFDDGEKKAPKQRAVISDDDSSFNVGLSAASDSDKDSPAPPPKAPKPTKKETKSKSVSKQTKATSSSHSDDPAPKAPAQSKTKEAAPKKAAVAKKPAASKKKAADVKQPSIVDALTKRKPASKPAAASKLPSFDSDDSEAELKAPKAKPLKRKQVVNEDSDSDSGNLMSRLKTKTNAGPKKPKKWDEDDSFLVSDQEMASPVAAAPRDKAARARKPVNYNIDSDSDF, encoded by the exons ATGGCTGAACCGCTGAAG GCCTTTTTAGAAAACAAGCCGGTGGAGAAGACAAAGAAAGATCCGAAGCGAATGTCCGTGGAGAGGATCTACCAGAAGAAGACCCAGTTGGAGCACATTTTGCTCAGACCAGACACCTATATTGGTTCTGTTGAGCCTGTCACTCAA CAAATGTGGGTGTATGATGAGCTTGATGGCCTGAACTGCCGTGACGTGACGTTTGTGCCAGGGCTTTATAAGATTTTTGATGAGATCCTTG TAAATGCAGCTGACAATAAGCAGAGGGATAAAAATATGAACCGCATCAAGGTCAGCATCGATGT tgAGAACAATACCATCAGTGTTTGGAATAATGGGAAGGGGATTCCTGTGGTGGAGCACAAAGTGGAGAAGGTCTATGTGCCCGCCCTTATCTTTGGACAGCTTCTTACTTCCAGCAATTACGATGATGATGAGAAGAAAGTCACTG GTGGTCGTAATGGATACGGTGCCAAGCTCTGCAACATATTCAGCACCAAGTTCACAGTGGAGACTGCCTGCAAAGAGTCAAAGAAGGTTTTCAAGCAG AGCTGGTATGACAACATGGGCAGATCAGAGGATGCCAAAATCAAGCCCTTTGATGGGGAAGAGTATACGTGCATCACCTTCAGGCCTGATCTCTCCAAGTTCAAGATGAGCACCCTGGACAGAGACACCGTGGCTCTGATGACAAGGAGGGCATATGACATTGCTGGATCTTCTAAGGGAGTGAAGGTGTTCTTCAATGGCAAGATGCTGCCA GTGACTGGCTTTCGTAGCTACGTGGACATGTATGTAAAGGACAAGGTGGACGAGCTGGGCGCTGCGCTCACCGTCATCCATGAGATCGTTAATGAGCGCTGGGAGGTCTGCCTCACCATGAGTGAGAAAGGTTTCCAGCAAGTCAGCTTCGTCAACAGTATTGCCACAACAAAG GGGGGCAGACACATCGACTACGTTGCTGACCAGGTCGTCAGCAAGCTCATCGATGtggtgaagaagaagaacaaagcCGGCGTGGCTGTCAAACCCTTCCAG GTGAAGAATCACATGTGGCTGTTTGTCAACTGCCTGATAGAGAACCCCACGTTTGACTCTCAGACCAAAGAAAACATGACGCTGCAGCACAAGAAGTTTGGCTCCACTTGTCCTCTTAGTGACAAGTTCTTTAAGCAG GCTACCGGTTGTGGGATTGTGGAAAGCATCATGAACTGGGTCAAGTTCAAAGCTCAGTCCCAGCTCAACAAGAAGTGTTCAGCTGTGAAGCACACCAAAATAAAGGGTGTGCCAAAGCTGGATGACGCTAATGATGCAG GTGGCAAAAACTCCCTTGGCTGCACTCTGATCCTCACTGAGGGAGACTCGGCCAAGACGCTGGCGGTATCTGGGCTGGGGGTGGTCGGCAGGGATCGTTACGGTGTGTTCCCACTCCGAGGAAAAATGCTCAACGTCCGGGAGGCCACGCATAAGCAG ATTATGGAAAACGCTGAAATCAACAACATCATCAAAATCCTGGGCCTTCAGTACAAGAAGAACTACAGCGACCCCGAGTCCCTGAAAAGTCTGCGATATGGAAAGATCATGATCATGACAGATCAG GATCAAGATGGCTCCCACATTAAGGGATTGTTGATCAACTTCATCCACCACAACTGGCCTTCACTGCTCCAGCACAACTTCCTGGAAGAGTTCATCACACCCATCATCAAG GCTTCTTTCAAGAAAACCCAGTTGTGTTTCTACAGCATCCCTGAGTATGAAGCGTGGAAGGAGAGCCAGGCCAACCACAAATCCTGGAAAATCAAATACTACAAAG GTTTGGGAACCAGCACGTCGCAGGAAGCCAAGGAGTACTTCTCAGATATGCAAAAACACAAAATCCCGTTTAAGTACTGTGGACCTCAGGACGATGAAGCTATCACTCTT GCCTTTAGCAAGAAAAAGGTGGATGAGAGAAAAGAGTGGCTCACCAACTTCATGAACAACAGGCGTCAGCGCAAAGAGCACAACCTGCCAGAG GATTACCTGTACGGCAAGTCGACCAAATTCCTGTCCTACAATGACTTTGTCAACAAGGAGCTCGTCCTTTTCTCCAACTCTGACAATGAGAGGTCCATCCCATGCTTGGTGGATG gtttGAAGCCGGGTCAAAGGAAGGTGTTGTTCTGTTGCTTTAAGAGGAACGATAAGCGAGAGGTGAAGGTAGCCCAGCTGGCTGGCTCGGTGGCTGAGATGTCTGCGTACCACCACGGGGAG ATGTCTCTGATGATGACCATCATTAACTTAGCCCAGGACTTTGTGGGAAGCAACAACCTGAACCTGCTGCAGCCTCTGGGACAGTTTGGAACCAGGCTGCACGGTGGAAAAGACTCAGCCAGCCCTCGATACATCTTCACCATGCTAAG CCCTCTGGCCCGTCTCCTTTTCCCACCTCTGGATGACAACCTGCTCAAGTACAACTTTGACGATAATCAGCGAGTGGAGCCAGAGTGGTACATTCCCATCATCCCGACTGTGCTGGTGAATGGTTCAGAAGGCATCGGCACAGGCTGGGCCAGCAAGCTTCCTAACTACGACATCCGTGAGATCATCAGCAACATCCACCGAATGCTCAACGGGGAGGAACCCTTGCCCATG GTCCCAAGCTACAAAGGCTTCAAAGGTACAATCGAGCACGTGATGGACAACCAGTTCATGAACAGCGGAGAGGTGTCCATCATCGACTCCACAACCATTGAGATCACTGAACTGCCTGTGAAAACATGGACTCAG GCCTACAAGGAGAATGTGTTGGAGCCCATGCTGAATGGAACCGAGAAAGTTCCTCCTCTCATCACGGACTACAAGGAATACCACACCGACACCACGGTGAGGTTTGTTGTTAAGCTTACGCCtgagaagctggtggaggtggaggCCGCTGGGATTCACAAAGTCTTTAAGCTGCAGAGCTCCCTCACCTGTAACTCCATG GTCCTGTTTGATCACATGGGTAGCTTGAAGAAATATGAGTCTGTGCTGGACATCTTCAGAGACTTCTTTGAGCTGAGGAAGAAATACTACTTCCTGAGAAAGGACTGGCTGGTCGGGATGCTCGGAGCAGAGAGCTCTAAACTCTCAAACCAGGCTCGTTTCATCCTGGAGAAAATCCAGGGAACTCTGGTCATCG AAAACAAACCAAAGAAGGAACTGATTCGGATGCTGCAGCAGATGGGCTATGACTCAGACCCGGTCAAAGCCTGGAAACAGGCTCAAGATAAG AACGAGGAGGAGTTGaatgaagaggaggaaggagcAGAACAGGATGACAGCGGGCCGGACTACAACTACCTGCTGAGCATGCCCATGTGGTTTCTGACTAAAGAGAAGAAGGAGGAGCTGTGCAAACAGAGAGATGCTAAG CTGACAGAGTTGAACATTCTGAAGAAAAAGTCTGCAGAAGACCTGTGGAGGGAAGATCTCTCCGCTTTCTCAGAGGAGCTGGAG cgcgtTGAGGCAAAAGAGAAGGAGAATGCCATGTTGCCTGTGAAGGCTGCTGGAAAAGGAAAAGGTGTGAAAGTGAAAACGGAGACTCTGCCCACGCCGCAGGGCCGCCGCATTGTTCCTCGCATCACCAGCGCTATGAAAGCTGAGGCCAACAAGAAGGCTTGtgtgaggagaggagagaagcagGAAGGCAAGCGAGGCAAGAAGGCCAAG AGCGACAGTTTAATAGTGAAGATGGAGTTTGACGAGGACATGGAGAACATTTCTCCAGTGGAGGAAACTGGTTTGGTTGCACGGCTGGGCAAGAAAACAAATGCCAAGGAGAAAG CTTCAAAGACCAGCAAGCAGACTACTCTCCAGTTTAAGGCGGTGCCCAAGAAGTCTAAGAAGAATCCATGGTCCGATGAGTCCGAAGGTTTTTCTGACAGCGAGATGGATGCTGATGATGTTGAGGAGGAGGTTGTTGTCCCCAGAGAGAAGGTGGAACGCAGAACTAAAG ctccaGTGAAGTACAGCATGTCGGACAGTGAGGATGAGTTTGATGACGGGGAGAAGAAAGCCCCTAAACAGAGAGCTGTTATCAGCGACGATGATTCGTCCTTTAACGTAGGGCTCAGCGCCGCGTCGGACAGCGACAAGGACTCTCCAGCTCCGCCTCCCAAAGCTCCAAAGCCCAC GAAAAAGGAGACCAAGAGCAAATCGGTATCTAAACAAACCAAAGCCACGTCTAGTT CTCATTCTGATGATCCTGCTCCCAAGGCTCCAGCTCAGTCTAAAACCAAAGAGGCTGCACCTAAGAAAGCTGCTGTTGCTAAGAAACCAGCTGCTTCCAAGAAGAAGGCGGCAG ATGTGAAGCAGCCGTCCATCGTTGATGCTCTGACCAAGCGCAAGCCTGCATCCAAACCCGCTGCTGCCTCAAAGCTGCCCTCCTTTGACTCTGACGACTCAGAGGCTGAGTTAAAAGCTCCAAAAGCGAAACCTTTAAAACGAAAGCAGGTGGTCAACGAAGACTCGGACAGCGATTCGGGTAACCTCATGTCGAGGCTCAAAACCAAAACAAATGCCGGCCCCAAG aaacCTAAGAAGTGGGATGAGGATGACAGCTTCCTGGTTTCGGACCAGGAAATGGCCTCTCCAGTTGCTGCTGCACCCCGAGACAAAGCGGCACGCGCTCGCAAACCCGTCAACTATAACATCGATTCAGACTCTGATTTTTAA
- the lrrc3ca gene encoding leucine-rich repeat-containing protein 3B: MPLLADWLLRHSVVMCLLLHSLVLMTFCFHHAATTCSKRCYCSESELGGKTVRCSNLQLTEIPEDIPNDTQHFYLDFNLLTSVPTNAFVGLTHLVELDLSHNELSQLELGAFRGLSSSLQFLDLSSNKLKKFNPDAFEGLRARANLTNNPWHCDCNLQMALPRVDLEPASLTGIVCQTSNPEEIGVKGLAFLLAPDIDLCNVMKRTTDVAMLVVMFGWFTMVISYLVYYVRANQEDARRHLEYLKSLPSRQGKSEESSTISTVV, translated from the coding sequence ATGCCCCTGCTTGCAGACTGGCTGCTGCGCCACTCGGTGGTCATGTGTTTGCTGCTGCACAGTTTGGTTTtaatgacgttctgcttccatcaCGCCGCCACCACCTGTTCCAAGAGGTGCTACTGCTCTGAGAGCGAGCTCGGTGGCAAGACGGTTCGCTGCAGCAACCTGCAGCTGACGGAGATCCCAGAGGACATCCCCAACGACACGCAACATTTCTATCTGGACTTCAATCTCCTTACCTCGGTTCCAACAAACGCCTTTGTGGGTTTAACCCATTTAGTTGAACTGGATCTATCCCACAATGAGCTGAGCCAGCTAGAACTCGGAGCGTTCAGAGGCCTCAGCTCCTCTTTACAGTTCCTAGATCTGTCATCAAACAAGTTAAAAAAATTTAACCCTGACGCTTTTGAGGGTTTGCGAGCTCGTGCCAACCTCACAAACAATCCATGGCATTGTGACTGCAATTTGCAGATGGCGCTGCCTCGTGTGGACTTGGAGCCTGCGTCACTGACTGGCATCGTGTGCCAGACTTCCAATCCAGAGGAAATAGGAGTCAAAGGACTCGCCTTTCTGTTGGCACCAGACATAGACTTGTGCAATGTGATGAAGAGGACTACAGATGTGGCCATGCTGGTTGTCATGTTTGGCTGGTTCACTATGGTCATCTCCTACCTGGTCTACTATGTTAGAGCAAACCAGGAGGACGCACGCAGACACTTGGAGTATCTGAAGTCACTGCCCAGCAGGCAGGGCAAGTCCGAGGAGTCCTCCACTATTAGCACTGTGGTGTGA
- the top2a gene encoding DNA topoisomerase 2-alpha isoform X2, translating to MSVERIYQKKTQLEHILLRPDTYIGSVEPVTQQMWVYDELDGLNCRDVTFVPGLYKIFDEILVNAADNKQRDKNMNRIKVSIDVENNTISVWNNGKGIPVVEHKVEKVYVPALIFGQLLTSSNYDDDEKKVTGGRNGYGAKLCNIFSTKFTVETACKESKKVFKQSWYDNMGRSEDAKIKPFDGEEYTCITFRPDLSKFKMSTLDRDTVALMTRRAYDIAGSSKGVKVFFNGKMLPVTGFRSYVDMYVKDKVDELGAALTVIHEIVNERWEVCLTMSEKGFQQVSFVNSIATTKGGRHIDYVADQVVSKLIDVVKKKNKAGVAVKPFQVKNHMWLFVNCLIENPTFDSQTKENMTLQHKKFGSTCPLSDKFFKQATGCGIVESIMNWVKFKAQSQLNKKCSAVKHTKIKGVPKLDDANDAGGKNSLGCTLILTEGDSAKTLAVSGLGVVGRDRYGVFPLRGKMLNVREATHKQIMENAEINNIIKILGLQYKKNYSDPESLKSLRYGKIMIMTDQDQDGSHIKGLLINFIHHNWPSLLQHNFLEEFITPIIKASFKKTQLCFYSIPEYEAWKESQANHKSWKIKYYKGLGTSTSQEAKEYFSDMQKHKIPFKYCGPQDDEAITLAFSKKKVDERKEWLTNFMNNRRQRKEHNLPEDYLYGKSTKFLSYNDFVNKELVLFSNSDNERSIPCLVDGLKPGQRKVLFCCFKRNDKREVKVAQLAGSVAEMSAYHHGEMSLMMTIINLAQDFVGSNNLNLLQPLGQFGTRLHGGKDSASPRYIFTMLSPLARLLFPPLDDNLLKYNFDDNQRVEPEWYIPIIPTVLVNGSEGIGTGWASKLPNYDIREIISNIHRMLNGEEPLPMVPSYKGFKGTIEHVMDNQFMNSGEVSIIDSTTIEITELPVKTWTQAYKENVLEPMLNGTEKVPPLITDYKEYHTDTTVRFVVKLTPEKLVEVEAAGIHKVFKLQSSLTCNSMVLFDHMGSLKKYESVLDIFRDFFELRKKYYFLRKDWLVGMLGAESSKLSNQARFILEKIQGTLVIENKPKKELIRMLQQMGYDSDPVKAWKQAQDKNEEELNEEEEGAEQDDSGPDYNYLLSMPMWFLTKEKKEELCKQRDAKLTELNILKKKSAEDLWREDLSAFSEELERVEAKEKENAMLPVKAAGKGKGVKVKTETLPTPQGRRIVPRITSAMKAEANKKACVRRGEKQEGKRGKKAKSDSLIVKMEFDEDMENISPVEETGLVARLGKKTNAKEKASKTSKQTTLQFKAVPKKSKKNPWSDESEGFSDSEMDADDVEEEVVVPREKVERRTKAPVKYSMSDSEDEFDDGEKKAPKQRAVISDDDSSFNVGLSAASDSDKDSPAPPPKAPKPTKKETKSKSVSKQTKATSSSHSDDPAPKAPAQSKTKEAAPKKAAVAKKPAASKKKAADVKQPSIVDALTKRKPASKPAAASKLPSFDSDDSEAELKAPKAKPLKRKQVVNEDSDSDSGNLMSRLKTKTNAGPKKPKKWDEDDSFLVSDQEMASPVAAAPRDKAARARKPVNYNIDSDSDF from the exons ATGTCCGTGGAGAGGATCTACCAGAAGAAGACCCAGTTGGAGCACATTTTGCTCAGACCAGACACCTATATTGGTTCTGTTGAGCCTGTCACTCAA CAAATGTGGGTGTATGATGAGCTTGATGGCCTGAACTGCCGTGACGTGACGTTTGTGCCAGGGCTTTATAAGATTTTTGATGAGATCCTTG TAAATGCAGCTGACAATAAGCAGAGGGATAAAAATATGAACCGCATCAAGGTCAGCATCGATGT tgAGAACAATACCATCAGTGTTTGGAATAATGGGAAGGGGATTCCTGTGGTGGAGCACAAAGTGGAGAAGGTCTATGTGCCCGCCCTTATCTTTGGACAGCTTCTTACTTCCAGCAATTACGATGATGATGAGAAGAAAGTCACTG GTGGTCGTAATGGATACGGTGCCAAGCTCTGCAACATATTCAGCACCAAGTTCACAGTGGAGACTGCCTGCAAAGAGTCAAAGAAGGTTTTCAAGCAG AGCTGGTATGACAACATGGGCAGATCAGAGGATGCCAAAATCAAGCCCTTTGATGGGGAAGAGTATACGTGCATCACCTTCAGGCCTGATCTCTCCAAGTTCAAGATGAGCACCCTGGACAGAGACACCGTGGCTCTGATGACAAGGAGGGCATATGACATTGCTGGATCTTCTAAGGGAGTGAAGGTGTTCTTCAATGGCAAGATGCTGCCA GTGACTGGCTTTCGTAGCTACGTGGACATGTATGTAAAGGACAAGGTGGACGAGCTGGGCGCTGCGCTCACCGTCATCCATGAGATCGTTAATGAGCGCTGGGAGGTCTGCCTCACCATGAGTGAGAAAGGTTTCCAGCAAGTCAGCTTCGTCAACAGTATTGCCACAACAAAG GGGGGCAGACACATCGACTACGTTGCTGACCAGGTCGTCAGCAAGCTCATCGATGtggtgaagaagaagaacaaagcCGGCGTGGCTGTCAAACCCTTCCAG GTGAAGAATCACATGTGGCTGTTTGTCAACTGCCTGATAGAGAACCCCACGTTTGACTCTCAGACCAAAGAAAACATGACGCTGCAGCACAAGAAGTTTGGCTCCACTTGTCCTCTTAGTGACAAGTTCTTTAAGCAG GCTACCGGTTGTGGGATTGTGGAAAGCATCATGAACTGGGTCAAGTTCAAAGCTCAGTCCCAGCTCAACAAGAAGTGTTCAGCTGTGAAGCACACCAAAATAAAGGGTGTGCCAAAGCTGGATGACGCTAATGATGCAG GTGGCAAAAACTCCCTTGGCTGCACTCTGATCCTCACTGAGGGAGACTCGGCCAAGACGCTGGCGGTATCTGGGCTGGGGGTGGTCGGCAGGGATCGTTACGGTGTGTTCCCACTCCGAGGAAAAATGCTCAACGTCCGGGAGGCCACGCATAAGCAG ATTATGGAAAACGCTGAAATCAACAACATCATCAAAATCCTGGGCCTTCAGTACAAGAAGAACTACAGCGACCCCGAGTCCCTGAAAAGTCTGCGATATGGAAAGATCATGATCATGACAGATCAG GATCAAGATGGCTCCCACATTAAGGGATTGTTGATCAACTTCATCCACCACAACTGGCCTTCACTGCTCCAGCACAACTTCCTGGAAGAGTTCATCACACCCATCATCAAG GCTTCTTTCAAGAAAACCCAGTTGTGTTTCTACAGCATCCCTGAGTATGAAGCGTGGAAGGAGAGCCAGGCCAACCACAAATCCTGGAAAATCAAATACTACAAAG GTTTGGGAACCAGCACGTCGCAGGAAGCCAAGGAGTACTTCTCAGATATGCAAAAACACAAAATCCCGTTTAAGTACTGTGGACCTCAGGACGATGAAGCTATCACTCTT GCCTTTAGCAAGAAAAAGGTGGATGAGAGAAAAGAGTGGCTCACCAACTTCATGAACAACAGGCGTCAGCGCAAAGAGCACAACCTGCCAGAG GATTACCTGTACGGCAAGTCGACCAAATTCCTGTCCTACAATGACTTTGTCAACAAGGAGCTCGTCCTTTTCTCCAACTCTGACAATGAGAGGTCCATCCCATGCTTGGTGGATG gtttGAAGCCGGGTCAAAGGAAGGTGTTGTTCTGTTGCTTTAAGAGGAACGATAAGCGAGAGGTGAAGGTAGCCCAGCTGGCTGGCTCGGTGGCTGAGATGTCTGCGTACCACCACGGGGAG ATGTCTCTGATGATGACCATCATTAACTTAGCCCAGGACTTTGTGGGAAGCAACAACCTGAACCTGCTGCAGCCTCTGGGACAGTTTGGAACCAGGCTGCACGGTGGAAAAGACTCAGCCAGCCCTCGATACATCTTCACCATGCTAAG CCCTCTGGCCCGTCTCCTTTTCCCACCTCTGGATGACAACCTGCTCAAGTACAACTTTGACGATAATCAGCGAGTGGAGCCAGAGTGGTACATTCCCATCATCCCGACTGTGCTGGTGAATGGTTCAGAAGGCATCGGCACAGGCTGGGCCAGCAAGCTTCCTAACTACGACATCCGTGAGATCATCAGCAACATCCACCGAATGCTCAACGGGGAGGAACCCTTGCCCATG GTCCCAAGCTACAAAGGCTTCAAAGGTACAATCGAGCACGTGATGGACAACCAGTTCATGAACAGCGGAGAGGTGTCCATCATCGACTCCACAACCATTGAGATCACTGAACTGCCTGTGAAAACATGGACTCAG GCCTACAAGGAGAATGTGTTGGAGCCCATGCTGAATGGAACCGAGAAAGTTCCTCCTCTCATCACGGACTACAAGGAATACCACACCGACACCACGGTGAGGTTTGTTGTTAAGCTTACGCCtgagaagctggtggaggtggaggCCGCTGGGATTCACAAAGTCTTTAAGCTGCAGAGCTCCCTCACCTGTAACTCCATG GTCCTGTTTGATCACATGGGTAGCTTGAAGAAATATGAGTCTGTGCTGGACATCTTCAGAGACTTCTTTGAGCTGAGGAAGAAATACTACTTCCTGAGAAAGGACTGGCTGGTCGGGATGCTCGGAGCAGAGAGCTCTAAACTCTCAAACCAGGCTCGTTTCATCCTGGAGAAAATCCAGGGAACTCTGGTCATCG AAAACAAACCAAAGAAGGAACTGATTCGGATGCTGCAGCAGATGGGCTATGACTCAGACCCGGTCAAAGCCTGGAAACAGGCTCAAGATAAG AACGAGGAGGAGTTGaatgaagaggaggaaggagcAGAACAGGATGACAGCGGGCCGGACTACAACTACCTGCTGAGCATGCCCATGTGGTTTCTGACTAAAGAGAAGAAGGAGGAGCTGTGCAAACAGAGAGATGCTAAG CTGACAGAGTTGAACATTCTGAAGAAAAAGTCTGCAGAAGACCTGTGGAGGGAAGATCTCTCCGCTTTCTCAGAGGAGCTGGAG cgcgtTGAGGCAAAAGAGAAGGAGAATGCCATGTTGCCTGTGAAGGCTGCTGGAAAAGGAAAAGGTGTGAAAGTGAAAACGGAGACTCTGCCCACGCCGCAGGGCCGCCGCATTGTTCCTCGCATCACCAGCGCTATGAAAGCTGAGGCCAACAAGAAGGCTTGtgtgaggagaggagagaagcagGAAGGCAAGCGAGGCAAGAAGGCCAAG AGCGACAGTTTAATAGTGAAGATGGAGTTTGACGAGGACATGGAGAACATTTCTCCAGTGGAGGAAACTGGTTTGGTTGCACGGCTGGGCAAGAAAACAAATGCCAAGGAGAAAG CTTCAAAGACCAGCAAGCAGACTACTCTCCAGTTTAAGGCGGTGCCCAAGAAGTCTAAGAAGAATCCATGGTCCGATGAGTCCGAAGGTTTTTCTGACAGCGAGATGGATGCTGATGATGTTGAGGAGGAGGTTGTTGTCCCCAGAGAGAAGGTGGAACGCAGAACTAAAG ctccaGTGAAGTACAGCATGTCGGACAGTGAGGATGAGTTTGATGACGGGGAGAAGAAAGCCCCTAAACAGAGAGCTGTTATCAGCGACGATGATTCGTCCTTTAACGTAGGGCTCAGCGCCGCGTCGGACAGCGACAAGGACTCTCCAGCTCCGCCTCCCAAAGCTCCAAAGCCCAC GAAAAAGGAGACCAAGAGCAAATCGGTATCTAAACAAACCAAAGCCACGTCTAGTT CTCATTCTGATGATCCTGCTCCCAAGGCTCCAGCTCAGTCTAAAACCAAAGAGGCTGCACCTAAGAAAGCTGCTGTTGCTAAGAAACCAGCTGCTTCCAAGAAGAAGGCGGCAG ATGTGAAGCAGCCGTCCATCGTTGATGCTCTGACCAAGCGCAAGCCTGCATCCAAACCCGCTGCTGCCTCAAAGCTGCCCTCCTTTGACTCTGACGACTCAGAGGCTGAGTTAAAAGCTCCAAAAGCGAAACCTTTAAAACGAAAGCAGGTGGTCAACGAAGACTCGGACAGCGATTCGGGTAACCTCATGTCGAGGCTCAAAACCAAAACAAATGCCGGCCCCAAG aaacCTAAGAAGTGGGATGAGGATGACAGCTTCCTGGTTTCGGACCAGGAAATGGCCTCTCCAGTTGCTGCTGCACCCCGAGACAAAGCGGCACGCGCTCGCAAACCCGTCAACTATAACATCGATTCAGACTCTGATTTTTAA
- the LOC107388097 gene encoding gap junction delta-3 protein — translation MGEWGFLSSLFDNLQAHSPMLGRFWLLLMLVFRMLILGTVASDLFEDEQEEFTCNTLQPGCKQVCYDMAFPISQYRFWVFHIVLIATPSLLFLLYATHHHNKRISKVSHCSSQDYSEDVHFRRLYTVNVIFRILAEVGSLVGQWQLYGFKVEAQFPCSRFPCPYTVDCFTSRPAEKTIFLCFYFIVGVISAISSCIELFYSSTKWFCCGREPPSLEHSCTCQNLHNFEQEGSNETLEGKLSSESVPGSVKLKGRALRNSRKVSSVGHKKHKGGKYVSTKTLVV, via the coding sequence ATGGGTGAGTGGGGATTCCTCAGCAGCCTTTTCGATAACCTCCAGGCTCATTCACCGATGCTCGGTCGCTTCTGGCTCCTGCTCATGCTGGTTTTTCGGATGCTGATCCTGGGAACCGTTGCCAGTGACTTGTTCGAGGACGAACAAGAAGAGTTTACCTGCAACACTCTCCAGCCAGGCTGTAAGCAGGTGTGTTACGACATGGCTTTCCCCATCTCCCAGTACAGGTTCTGGGTGTTTCACATTGTTCTCATTGCTACACCGTCCCTGCTTTTCCTCTTGTATGCCACGCATCATCACAACAAGAGAATCTCCAAAGTCAGTCACTGTAGCAGCCAGGACTACAGCGAGGATGTCCATTTCAGAAGGCTGTACACTGTAAACGTGATCTTTCGGATTTTGGCAGAGGTGGGCTCTTTGGTGGGCCAGTGGCAGCTGTACGGCTTCAAGGTGGAGGCTCAGTTCCCGTGTAGCCGCTTCCCTTGCCCCTACACAGTGGACTGCTTCACCTCCCGTCCTGCAGAGAAAACCATCTTCCTTTGCTTCTACTTCATTGTAGGGGTGATCTCAGCCATTTCCAGCTGCATAGAGCTCTTCTACAGCTCCACAAAGTGGTTTTGCTGTGGCAGGGAGCCTCCCAGTCTGGAACACTCCTGCACCTGCCAGAATCTCCACAACTTTGAGCAAGAGGGGTCCAATGAGACGCTAGAGGGAAAGCTGTCCTCAGAAAGTGTCCCCGGCAGTGTGAAGCTGAAGGGAAGGGCGTTGAGGAACAGCAGGAAGGTCTCCAGTGTTGGTCACAAAAAACACAAGGGTGGTAAATATGTGAGCACCAAGACACTTGTGGTGTAA